A window of the Lolium perenne isolate Kyuss_39 chromosome 7, Kyuss_2.0, whole genome shotgun sequence genome harbors these coding sequences:
- the LOC127300842 gene encoding uncharacterized protein, giving the protein FRELGLETSSIVDNELEELFELSLRMFDTRLPHGVTVLSPFAEDSSLTKVGVENLPEELFPVLQTIQLLRGLTVGMGLRFS; this is encoded by the exons TTCAGGGAACTTGGTTTGGAAACATCGAGTATAGTAGACAacgagttagaagaactgtttgaGTTATCTCTTAGAATGTTTGATACAAGATTACCACATGGAGTAACCGTTCTCTCGCCCTTTGCTGAAGATTCTTCACTGACTAAAGTTGGAGTAGAG AACTTACCAGAGGAGTTATTTCCAGTGCTTCAAACGATACAACTGTTGCGCGGGCTGACTGTTGGGATGGGCCTCCGTTTTTCATAA